The following coding sequences lie in one Glycine max cultivar Williams 82 chromosome 19, Glycine_max_v4.0, whole genome shotgun sequence genomic window:
- the LOC100786484 gene encoding translation initiation factor IF-2, translating to MGPGGPGGPGPGGPGGPGWGPGPGGPGWGPGPGGPGFFGSGGFFGGCADGLCNVVSSCFYCLCCCWLFRDCFGGRRGPGPGMPPPF from the exons ATGGGACCTGGTGGACCAGGGGGTCCTGGGCCTGGTGGACCTGGTGGACCTGGTTGGGGTCCTGGGCCTGGTGGGCCAGGCTGGGGTCCAGGCCCGGGAGGACCTGGTTTCTTTGGTTCTGGTGGGTTTTTCGGTGGATGTGCAGATGGCCTATGCAACGTTGTATCTTCATG CTTCTACTGCTTGTGCTGTTGTTGGTTGTTCCGAGATTGTTTTGGTGGTCGACGCGGCCCAGGCCCAGGCATGCCACCTCCTTTCTAA
- the TIR1C gene encoding protein TRANSPORT INHIBITOR RESPONSE 1C, whose product MQRMAYTFSFPEEVLEHVFSFIWNERDRNAISLVCKSWYEIERWCRRKVFVGNCYAVSPLMVVKRFPEVRSIALKGKPHFADFNLVPDGWGGYVCPWIAAMARAFPCLEEIRLKRMVITDESLELIAKSFKNFKVLVLTSCEGFTTDGLAAIAANCRNLRELDLQESEVEEDLSGHWLSHFPDSYTSLVSLNISCLNNEVSLSALERLLGRCPNLRTLRLNRAVPLDRLPNLLLQCPQLVELGTGVYSTEMRPEVFSNLEAAFSGCKQLKSLSGFWDVLPSYLPAVYPICSRLTSLNLSYAIIQSSDLIKLISQCPNLLRLWVLDYIEDAGLYALAASCKDLRELRVFPSDPFGLEPNVALTEQGLVSVSEGCPKLQSVLYFCRQMSNAALHTIARNRTNLTRFRLCIIEPRTPDYLTHEPLDSGFGAIVEQCKDLQRLSLSGLLTDRVFEYIGTCGKKLEMLSVAFAGDSDLGLHHVLSGCDNLRKLEIRDCPFGDKALLANAEKLETMRSLWMSSCSVSYGACKLLGQKMPRLNVEVIDERGPPDSRPDDCPVEKLYIYRTIAGPRLDMPGFVWTMEDDSSLRLE is encoded by the exons ATGCAGAGAATGGCGTACACGTTTTCGTTTCCGGAGGAGGTGCTGGAGCACGTGTTCTCGTTCATATGGAACGAGAGGGACAGGAACGCGATCTCGCTGGTGTGTAAGTCATGGTACGAGATCGAGAGGTGGTGCAGGAGGAAGGTGTTCGTGGGGAACTGCTACGCGGTGAGCCCTCTGATGGTGGTCAAGCGGTTCCCGGAGGTGAGATCCATTGCGCTCAAAGGGAAGCCGCACTTTGCGGACTTCAATTTGGTCCCCGATGGCTGGGGAGGTTACGTCTGCCCCTGGATCGCCGCCATGGCTCGCGCCTTCCCCTGCCTCGAAGAAATCAGGCTCAAGAGGATGGTCATCACCGACGAGAGCTTGGAACTCATCGCTAAGTCCTTCAAGAACTTCAAGGTCTTGGTTCTCACTTCCTGTGAGGGTTTTACCACTGATGGACTTGCCGCCATTGCTGCCAACTGcag GAATTTGAGGGAATTGGACTTGCAAGAGAGTGAAGTGGAGGAGGACCTTAGTGGGCACTGGCTAAGCCATTTTCCTGATTCCTATACGTCATTAGTTTCACTTAACATCTCTTGCTTAAACAATGAGGTGAGTTTATCTGCGCTAGAGCGTCTGCTTGGGAGGTGTCCCAACCTGCGGACCCTCCGTCTCAATCGTGCCGTGCCCCTTGATAGACTACCCAACCTACTTCTCCAGTGTCCTCAGCTGGTTGAGTTAGGCACAGGAGTCTACTCAACTGAGATGCGACCAGAGGTCTTCTCAAACCTGGAAGCAGCATTTTCTGGCTGCAAGCAGTTGAAGAGCTTGTCTGGCTTTTGGGATGTGCTCCCATCCTACCTTCCAGCTGTCTACCCCATCTGCTCAAGGCTAACATCGCTAAACTTGAGTTATGCTATTATTCAAAGCTCTGATCTTATTAAGCTTATCAGTCAATGCCCAAATTTGTTGCGATTATGG GTGCTGGATTACATAGAAGATGCTGGTCTTTATGCCCTTGCTGCATCATGTAAGGATCTAAGAGAGTTAAGGGTGTTTCCTTCTGACCCATTTGGTTTAGAACCAAATGTTGCATTGACAGAACAGGGCCTTGTCTCTGTGTCTGAAGGTTGCCCCAAGCTCCAATCAGTTCTATATTTTTGTCGTCAAATGTCGAATGCAGCCCTACATACAATTGCGCGGAACAGGACTAATTTGACTCGTTTTCGGCTTTGTATTATTGAGCCTCGGACTCCTGACTATCTAACCCATGAACCCCTGGATTCTGGTTTTGGGGCTATTGTAGAGCAATGCAAGGATCTTCAACGCCTATCCCTATCTGGTCTTCTTACTGACCGTGTTTTCGAGTATATCGGGACTTGTGGTAAGAAGCTGGAGATGCTATCTGTGGCTTTTGCTGGAGATAGTGATTTGGGACTTCATCATGTGCTATCAGGGTGTGATAATCTTAGGAAGCTGGAGATCAGGGACTGCCCCTTTGGTGACAAGGCCCTTTTGGCAAATGCTGAAAAGCTGGAGACAATGCGATCCCTTTGGATGTCCTCCTGCTCGGTGAGTTATGGAGCATGTAAGCTACTGGGTCAGAAAATGCCAAGACTCAACGTTGAAGTCATTGATGAAAGAGGACCTCCAGATTCAAGGCCAGATGATTGTCCAGTTGAGAAGCTTTATATATACAGGACTATTGCCGGGCCAAGGTTGGACATGCCTGGTTTTGTGTGGACAATGGAAGATGATTCTTCACTAAGGCTTGAGTGA
- the LOC100802909 gene encoding cysteine proteinase inhibitor 1: MRHHCLLLLSLVLVSYAARRSESALGGWSPIKDVNDSHVAEIANYAVSEYDKRSGAKLTLVKVSKGETQVVAGTNYRLVLKVKNGSTTASYQATVLEKPWLHFRNLTSFKPLRS; encoded by the coding sequence ATGAGACACCACTGTCTCCTTCTCCTCTCCCTCGTCTTGGTCTCCTACGCTGCCCGGCGGTCGGAATCTGCGCTGGGCGGCTGGAGCCCCATCAAGGACGTGAACGACAGCCACGTGGCGGAGATCGCGAACTACGCGGTGAGCGAGTACGACAAGCGTTCTGGGGCAAAGCTGACGCTGGTCAAGGTATCAAAGGGCGAGACTCAGGTCGTGGCCGGCACCAACTACCGCCTGGTCCTCAAGGTCAAGAATGGATCCACCACGGCCAGTTACCAAGCCACCGTGCTGGAGAAGCCTTGGCTCCATTTCAGGAATCTCACTTCCTTCAAACCCCTTCGTTCTTAG